Below is a window of Nocardia asteroides DNA.
GATCGCTCTACGCCTGAGTCGCATGACCGCGCCGAAGAAGGAACCCAAGAAGGTCCTGCTGCGGCTCGACCCGGCCGTCCACGAGGCCATCGCCAAGTGGGCGGCCGACGACCTGCGCAGCGTCAACTCCCAGATCGAATACGCCCTGCGCCTCGCGCTCGAGCAGGCGGGCCGCAAACCCCGGTCGAAGGAGACGTAGCGCTCGCGGCGACAGAGTCCGGTCGCCCACGGACTCGGCGCACCACCGCCGGCAGCGTCGCGTCAGGCGATGCCCAGGACGCGGGTGAGCAGCCGATGGCGGGTGCGGGTGGCGGACTTCGCCAGGATCGCCTTGACGTGATCGTTGACCGTGTGTTCGGACAGCACCAGCTCGGCGGCCAGTTCGCGCGAGTCCAGGCCGGTGGCCAGCAGGGTGAGGACCTCGGTCTCGCGGGCCGAGAGGCCGTGGGCCCTGGCGAAGAGATCGAGGCGTTCGGCGGCGGTGCTCGGTTCCAGGGCGACCGCGATGTCGTGCTCACCGATCCGGTCGGCCTTCACCGTGAGCCAGCGGTTGCCGCCCAGGTGGATGCGGGCCGACGCCGGGCCGATCGGCGTGCCGGCTTCGGCGGCCAGCAGGGCCGCGCCCACGTTGTAGGCCGAGGCGGGAACCGGCGGGATCGGTTCGTCGGGCGGGAGCAGGCGCAGCAGGGACTCTGCCGCGGCCACGGTCTGCGAGCGCACGTGCAGGGTGCCGTCGAGCAGCAGCACCGCGGGGCCCAGCGGCGGCAACTGCGCCTCGGATTCGACGAAGCAGGCGCCGATCGCGTCCCGCAGCGCAACTGTGACGGTCGGGGCGAGCGCGGTCAGGTCGGCGAGTTCGGTTTGGGTGAACGGTGTTTCGGCCGTGCGCAGCAGTTCGAGGAAGCCCCAGCAGCCGTACCGGTCGGCGAAGGTGACCGTCGCCGAGTCGGTGACACCGAGTTCGCGCTGGGCGGTCCGCCACAGCGGTGAACGCTCCGGTTGGCCCTCGGTGGCGCCGAGCAGCGACCGGGCGCCGCTGCCGCGCAGCGTGTCCCAGCGATTCAGCGGCGTCAGATAGCGGGCCCGGATCAGCTCCGGGAGCCGGTCCAGCGCGAGTCCGGGCACATCGGCCAGCGGCGCTGCCGCCACTGCGCTACCCGGATCGGTGAGCGCGAAGACGAACCCGGTGAACGGTATCGATCGCCGGATCTCGGCCACGACGAGTTCACGCAGTGGTTTGACGGCCAGACCGGTGCGGCACAGCCGGCCCACCCGGTCGGCCAGGGCGCTCGGCACCGGCCCAGTTTACGTCGAAGATCCCCAGGATCAGGGATGTCCGGCGGGCCCGCGACGGGCCGACACTCGAGTAGTCCCATTCGACCCGTCCCGGAGGCGATCATGACCACCACCCTGCACATCGACAACACCGTCCACGACTACGACGACTGGAAGGCGGCCTTCGACGCCTACGCGCGATTCCGCGCCGAGCACGGCGTGCGCGCCTACCGGATCGGCCTGGTGGACGGCGCGCCCGGCCGCGTCCTGGTCGACCTGGACTTCGACGACCGCGCGGGCGCCGAGGCCTTCCAAACCGCGCTGGGCGCCGTCCTCGCGAGTTCGCGCAGTCGTGCCATGGTGATTCGTCACGAATCGTGGCTGGTCGACCTGGTCGAAGAGCGCGTTCCGGCCTGAGCGGCGCGTTCTACCGCGCACGGCGACAACCGAACTCGTCCGCGCCGGTAAGTTGTCCCGGTGCCCATCTCGTTCGACATTCCTGGAATGCAGCAGTTGGACAACACGACCTGGGGGAATCCGGCCACTCGTGATGTCGTCGCGTTGACCTATGTCAACGGCGCGCCCGACCTGCCCGCGCGGCTGCACGATCTGCCACGGCTGCGCAGGCGGCTGGCCGAGCACCATGCCCGCACCGGCTGTCTCATCGAGGCGTTCGTGGTGTGGGTCGACCAGCTGCCCGCGTTGCTGCGGGTGGAGAAGACGCAGCTGCCGGGCCCGCGGGGGGAGCTCGTCTTCGCCGCGTCGATCGTGGTGCCCAAGGACCGGTGCTCGGCGGTGTTCCAGATCATCTGCCCCGAGACGGGGATCCCCGGGCTGCGCGAG
It encodes the following:
- a CDS encoding helix-turn-helix transcriptional regulator, whose product is MPSALADRVGRLCRTGLAVKPLRELVVAEIRRSIPFTGFVFALTDPGSAVAAAPLADVPGLALDRLPELIRARYLTPLNRWDTLRGSGARSLLGATEGQPERSPLWRTAQRELGVTDSATVTFADRYGCWGFLELLRTAETPFTQTELADLTALAPTVTVALRDAIGACFVESEAQLPPLGPAVLLLDGTLHVRSQTVAAAESLLRLLPPDEPIPPVPASAYNVGAALLAAEAGTPIGPASARIHLGGNRWLTVKADRIGEHDIAVALEPSTAAERLDLFARAHGLSARETEVLTLLATGLDSRELAAELVLSEHTVNDHVKAILAKSATRTRHRLLTRVLGIA